The following proteins are encoded in a genomic region of Gossypium hirsutum isolate 1008001.06 chromosome D05, Gossypium_hirsutum_v2.1, whole genome shotgun sequence:
- the LOC107905192 gene encoding receptor protein-tyrosine kinase CEPR1 — protein sequence MAPKFIHLLLLLAVLSFVFYDSSQAIRDDQFRFFNLMKASLSGKALSAWDVSGMKSYCDFRGVSCNNRGYVESINISDWSLSGNFPADVCSHLPELRVLDISRNNLRGNFLNSIVNCSLLEEFSMSSVYLRTTLPDFSKMTSLRVVDLSYNLFTGDFPMSITNLTDLEVIYFNENDGLNLWQLPGNISRLTKLRVMVFTSCMLYGSIPASIGNMTSLVDLELSGNFLSGQIPKELGLLKNLQQLELYYNQHLSGSIPEELGNLTELVDLDMSVNRLSGSIPESLCRLPKLQVLQLYNNSLTGEIPGAIAESTTLTMLSLYENFLSGQVPQNLGKSSAMVLLDLSENNLSGPLPAEVCRGGRLLYLLVLDNKFSGKLPDSYANCKSLIRFRVSKNYLEGAIPEDLLGLPHAAIIDLADNSFTGPFPSSIGNAKNLSELFMQNNKLSGFLPPEISGAINLMKIDLSNNLLSGPIPTEIGDLKKLNLLMLQGNKLSSSIPSSLSLLKSISVVDLSNNHLTGNIPESLGELSYNTINFSNNELYGPIPLSLIKDGLVESFSGNPGLCAPVEVQSFPKCSHKHNQKKRNSMWAIMISVIVFTIGAILFLRRRYSKQRGVVEHDETLSSSFFSYDVKSFHRICFDRHEILEAMIDKNIVGHGGSGTVYRIRLRGGEVVAVKKLWSRTAKDSTPEDQLIFDKGLKTEVETLGSIRHKNIVKLYSYITNFDCKMLVYEYMPNGNLWDALHKGWIHLDWPIRHQIALGVAQGLAYLHHDLLTPIIHRDIKSTNILLDANYEPKVADFGIAKVLQARGGKDSIITVIAGTYGYLAPEYAYSSKATTKSDVYSFGVVLMELITGKKPVEAVFGENKNIVYWVSTKLDTKEGVMEVLDKRVSGSFKDEMIQVLRIAMRCTYRNPSQRPPMNEVVQLLIEADPCRFDSCKLSINKTKEASNVTKVESQPEV from the exons ATGGCACCGAAATTTATTCATCTCCTTCTGCTGCTGGCGGTGCTtagttttgtgttttatgattcTTCTCAAGCTATAAGAGATGATCAATTTCGGTTCTTTAACCTCATGAAGGCCTCTCTATCAGGAAAGGCCTTGTCTGCATGGGATGTCAGTGGAATGAAAAGTTATTGCGATTTCCGTGGTGTCAGCTGCAACAATAGAGGCTACGTTGAAAGCATTAACATCTCAGACTGGTCCCTCTCCGGTAATTTCCCGGCTGACGTGTGCTCTCATCTACCAGAGTTACGCGTTCTCGATATCAGCCGCAATAATCTCCGTGGCAACTTTCTTAACAGCATCGTTAACTGCTCTCTCTTGGAAGAGTTCAGTATGAGTTCCGTATACCTTAGAACAACACTTCCGGATTTCTCGAAAATGACTTCTCTGCGTGTGGTCGACTTGTCGTACAACCTCTTCACAGGTGACTTCCCCATGTCGATAACCAATCTCACCGATCTCGAGGTGATCTACTTCAATGAAAATGATGGCTTGAACTTATGGCAACTTCCGGGGAACATTTCTAGGCTCACAAAACTCAGAGTTATGGTCTTCACGTCTTGCATGTTGTACGGTTCAATCCCGGCATCGATTGGGAACATGACATCGCTTGTTGATCTCGAGTTGAGTGGTAATTTCCTTTCAGGTCAGATTCCAAAGGAGCTTGGATTGCTGAAAAACTTGCAGCAGCTCGAGTTATACTACAACCAGCACTTATCTGGCTCAATACCTGAGGAACTGGGAAACCTTACAGAGCTCGTAGACTTGGACATGTCTGTCAATCGGTTGAGTGGAAGCATTCCAGAATCTCTATGTCGACTCCCCAAACTTCAAGTCCTTCAACTTTACAACAACAGTCTTACAGGAGAAATCCCTGGTGCTATTGCAGAGTCAACAACCTTGACCATGCTGTCACTCTATGAGAATTTCTTATCAGGACAAGTTCCACAGAATCTGGGGAAGTCCTCCGCTATGGTTCTTTTAGACTTGTCGGAGAACAACCTATCAGGTCCATTGCCTGCAGAGGTATGTCGGGGTGGAAGGTTACTGTATTTGCTTGTCTTAGATAACAAGTTCTCTGGAAAGTTGCCCGATAGTTATGCAAACTGCAAGTCTCTTATTCGGTTCCGAGTTAGCAAAAACTACTTGGAAGGCGCCATACCAGAAGATCTTCTAGGACTCCCTCATGCTGCAATTATCGACTTGGCTGACAATAGTTTTACAGGTCCTTTTCCAAGTTCAATTGGAAATGCCAAGAACTTGTCCGAACTGTTCATGCAGAACAACAAGTTGTCAGGTTTTTTACCTCCTGAAATCTCGGGAGCTATAAATCTGATGAAGATTGATCTCAGTAACAATCTCTTGTCCGGTCCAATACCAACAGAGATTGGTGATCTGAAGAAACTGAATTTACTGATGTTGCAAGGGAACAAGCTAAGCTCTTCGATCCCCAGTTCACTTTCTTTGCTGAAATCTATCAGTGTTGTTGATCTTTCCAACAATCACTTGACTGGGAATATCCCAGAGAGTCTGGGTGAACTGTCGTATAACACCATCAACTTTTCAAACAATGAACTTTATGGTCCAATTCCTCTCTCGTTGATTAAAGACGGGTTGGTGGAAAGCTTTTCAGGCAATCCAGGTCTTTGTGCTCCTGTCGAAGTTCAAAGTTTCCCCAAATGTTCACACAAGCACAACCAAAAGAAGCGAAATTCTATGTGGGCAATCATGATATCAGTCATTGTCTTTACTATCGGAGCCATCCTGTTCCTGAGACGGCGTTACAGCAAACAAAGAGGTGTAGTAGAACATGACGAGACCTTGTCTTCATCATTTTTTTCGTACGATGTGAAGAGCTTCCATAGAATATGTTTTGACCGGCACGAAATCCTCGAAGCAATGATTGATAAAAACATTGTGGGCCACGGAGGGTCTGGCACCGTGTATAGAATCAGGTTGCGAGGTGGAGAAGTTGTTGCAGTGAAGAAGCTGTGGAGTAGAACAGCAAAAGACTCCACTCCAGAAGACCAATTGATCTTCGACAAAGGGTTGAAGACCGAGGTCGAGACTCTTGGAAGCATAAGGCATAAAAACATAGTCAAGCTCTATAGTTACATCACGAACTTCGATTGCAAAATGTTGGTTTACGAGTACATGCCGAATGGGAACCTTTGGGATGCTCTTCATAAAGGATGGATCCATTTAGATTGGCCAATTAGACACCAAATAGCACTTGGGGTCGCACAAGGCTTGGCATACCTTCACCATGATCTGTTGACACCTATTATTCACAGAGACATCAAGTCAACCAACATCCTATTGGACGCCAATTATGAACCCAAAGTTGCAGATTTCGGAATAGCCAAGGTTTTACAAGCCAGAGGAGGCAAAGATTCAATCATTACCGTCATAGCAGGCACCTATGGCTATTTAGCCCCAG AATATGCGTATTCAAGCAAAGCAACGACCAAGAGTGATGTGTACAGTTTTGGAGTGGTGTTGATGGAACTGATAACCGGGAAGAAACCGGTGGAAGCAGTTTTCGGGGAGAACAAGAACATCGTGTATTGGGTTTCGACAAAGCTGGATACGAAGGAAGGGGTGATGGAGGTGTTGGACAAGCGAGTGTCGGGGTCATTCAAGGACGAGATGATTCAGGTTCTCAGAATTGCGATGCGTTGTACATACAGGAATCCATCCCAACGTCCACCGATGAATGAGGTTGTTCAGCTGTTGATTGAGGCTGACCCTTGCAGATTCGATTCTTGCAAGCTGTCAATTAATAAAACCAAAGAAGCATCAAATGTCACCAAAGTAGAGAGCCAACCAGAAGTATGA
- the LOC107905193 gene encoding receptor-like protein kinase 7 has product MSNACSHRQIFLSLCFLFCFTFPCYVKSDELQILLTLKSALNKSSTDVLDSWAATGSVCSFNGITCDAGGSVKEIELSSQKLTGVLPLDSICQLESLDKLSMGHNSLYGAITEDLNNCSKLRYLDLGNNPFSGPFPDISALSELQYLYLNGSGFSGRFPWKSLENMNNLTVLSLGDNPFDRTPFPDQIVKLKKLNWLYLANCSIEGKIPPAIGDLTELKDLELQLNYLSGDIPSEIGKLRKLWQLELYANELTGKLPAGLRNLTSLEYFDASSNHLEGDISEVKFLTNLVSLQLFENRFNGGVPPELGEFKKLVNLSLYTNMLTGPLPQKLGSWADFDYIDVSENLLTGPIPPDMCKKGTMRGLLMLQNRFTGEIPTTYASCATMKRFRVSNNSLSGIVPAGIWGLPQVEIIDIAYNRFEGPITSDIKNAKEIGILSAEFNRLSGELPKEISGATSLVKIELNDNQMSGEIPDGIGELKALSSLKLQNNMFSGPIPDSLGSCASISNINVANNSLSGKIPSSLGSLPTLNSLDLSRNELSGRIPESLSFLRLNLFDLSYNRLTGPVPQSLAVEAYNGSLAGNPGLCSSTIKSFKQCPPDSGMSKHVRTLIVCLAVGAIMLASLGCILYLRRKEKDHNRSLKEESWDVKSFHVLTFTEDDILDSIKQENLIGKGGAGNVYKVMLSNGVELAVKHIWNTDSHGRWKSRSSTPILGRRSGKEKEFDAEVQTLSSIRHVNVVKLYCSITSEDSSLLVYEYLPNGSLWDRLHTSRKMELDWDTRYEIAVGAAKGLEYLHHGCERPVIHRDVKSSNILLDEFLKPRIADFGLAKIVQANGGKDSTHVIAGTHGYIAPEYGYTYKVNEKSDVYSFGVVLMELVSGKRPIEPEFGDNKDIVSWVSSKLKNKESVLSIVDPRIPVAFKEDAVKVLKIAILCTTQLPALRPTMRSVVQMLEEAEPCKLVSIVINKDGEVKKKEAMDSADQFNL; this is encoded by the exons ATGTCCAACGCCTGTTCCCACCGGcaaatttttctttctctatGTTTCCTGTTCTGTTTCACCTTCCCTTGTTATGTAAAATCCGATGAACTTCAAATACTGCTGACGTTGAAATCAGCTCTCAATAAATCAAGCACCGATGTTCTCGATTCATGGGCGGCTACCGGTTCCGTTTGCAGCTTCAATGGAATCACCTGTGACGCTGGAGGGTCGGTTAAGGAAATCGAGCTTTCGAGTCAGAAGTTGACGGGCGTTCTTCCTTTGGATTCAATATGCCAGCTTGAATCCTTGGATAAGCTTTCCATGGGGCACAATTCATTGTATGGTGCGATCACCGAGGATTTGAATAACTGTTCAAAGCTTAGATATTTGGATCTCGGGAACAATCCTTTCTCGGGTCCATTCCCGGATATATCAGCTCTCAGCGAGTTGCAGTACCTTTATTTGAACGGCAGTGGATTTTCGGGTCGTTTCCCATGGAAATCGCTAGAAAACATGAACAATCTTACTGTTCTGAGCCTGGGGGACAACCCTTTCGATCGAACCCCGTTTCCGGATCAAATCGTGAAGTTGAAGAAACTGAATTGGCTTTATTTGGCGAATTGCAGCATTGAAGGAAAGATCCCACCCGCCATTGGAGATCTCACCGAGCTTAAAGATTTGGAGctccaattaaattatttatcagGTGATATTCCATCGGAGATTGGAAAACTTCGCAAGCTCTGGCAGCTGGAGCTTTACGCCAATGAACTCACCGGAAAACTTCCTGCTGGATTGAGAAATCTGACAAGCCTGGAATATTTTGATGCCTCGAGCAACCATCTCGAAGGGGATATCTCGGAAGTGAAGTTTTTGACCAACCTGGTGAGCCTGCAGCTCTTTGAGAACCGGTTTAACGGTGGAGTACCGCCCGAGTTGGGTGAGTTCAAGAAGCTGGTGAATCTGTCACTTTATACCAACATGTTGACTGGTCCCCTTCCTCAAAAGCTAGGCTCTTGGGCTGATTTTGACTACATCGATGTATCGGAGAATCTCTTGACGGGTCCAATTCCTCCAGATATGTGCAAAAAGGGAACCATGAGAGGGCTCCTTATGCTTCAAAATCGCTTCACCGGTGAAATCCCGACGACTTACGCGAGTTGTGCCACTATGAAGCGGTTCAGAGTCAGCAACAACTCGCTTTCAGGCATAGTTCCTGCCGGAATATGGGGATTGCCCCAAGTGGAAATAATTGACATTGCTTACAATCGCTTTGAAGGTCCAATTACATCTGATATCAAGAATGCAAAAGAGATTGGGATATTGTCAGCTGAGTTCAATCGGTTATCAGGTGAGTTACCTAAAGAGATTTCAGGAGCCACGTCTTTGGTTAAAATTGAGCTAAATGACAATCAGATGTCAGGAGAAATCCCTGATGGAATTGGGGAACTGAAAGCATTGAGCAGCCTTAAATTGCAGAACAATATGTTCTCTGGTCCCATACCAGACTCATTAGGCTCTTGTGCTTCCATCAGTAACATAAACGTGGCTAACAATTCTCTTTCGGGCAAAATCCCGTCATCTTTAGGTTCTTTGCCGACGTTGAACTCTCTGGATTTGTCTCGAAACGAACTTTCGGGTAGAATTCCAGAGAGCTTGTCGTTTCTCAGGTTGAACCTTTTTGATCTGTCCTATAACCGTTTAACCGGTCCTGTACCCCAGTCTCTTGCCGTCGAAGCGTATAACGGTAGCTTGGCCGGAAATCCAGGCCTTTGCAGTTCAACTATCAAATCTTTCAAGCAATGTCCACCGGATTCCGGAATGTCGAAACATGTTCGTACGCTTATAGTTTGTTTGGCCGTAGGTGCAATCATGCTTGCTTCACTTGGATGTATCTTATatttaaggaggaaggaaaaaGATCATAACCGTTCATTGAAGGAAGAATCATGGGATGTTAAGTCTTTCCATGTGTTAACTTTCACCGAAGATGATATTCTTGATTCTATCAAGCAAGAGAATCTTATTGGGAAAGGAGGGGCCGGGAATGTATATAAAGTTATGCTTTCTAATGGTGTAGAACTCGCTGTGAAACACATATGGAACACGGATTCTCATGGCCGCTGGAAGAGCCGGAGCAGTACCCCGATCCTTGGCAGACGTTCGGGAAAGGAAAAGGAGTTCGATGCGGAGGTACAGACACTGAGCTCAATAAGACATGTCAATGTGGTCAAGCTTTACTGCAGCATTACTAGCGAAGACTCGAGCCTGTTGGTGTACGAGTACTTGCCTAACGGGAGCTTGTGGGATCGGTTGCATACGAGTCGAAAAATGGAGCTCGATTGGGATACAAGGTACGAGATTGCAGTCGGTGCAGCTAAGGGACTGGAGTACCTTCATCATGGATGTGAAAGGCCGGTGATCCACCGGGATGTCAAATCCAGCAACATATTGCTGGATGAGTTTTTGAAGCCTAGGATTGCAGATTTCGGACTTGCCAAGATTGTCCAAGCCAATGGTGGCAAAGACTCAACCCATGTCATTGCAGGCACCCATGGATACATAGCCCCtg AATACGGTTACACATACAAAGTAAACGAGAAGAGCGATGTGTACAGTTTCGGAGTAGTATTAATGGAGCTAGTGAGCGGAAAAAGACCTATCGAACCAGAGTTCGGAGATAATAAAGACATAGTGTCTTGGGTTTCAAGCAAACTAAAGAACAAAGAGAGTGTTTTAAGTATAGTGGACCCTAGAATCCCAGTAGCTTTCAAAGAAGATGCTGTGAAGGTGCTGAAAATAGCCATTTTGTGCACGACCCAGCTGCCGGCACTTAGACCAACCATGAGAAGCGTGGTTCAAATGCTGGAAGAAGCTGAACCATGCAAATTGGTCAGCATCGTAATCAATAAGGACGGTGAAGTGAAGAAAAAGGAAGCCATGGATTCTGCCGACCAGTTCAACCTATAG
- the LOC107905194 gene encoding protein ZW2, whose amino-acid sequence MADGNGSTSSIVENFGAFFNGWLVRQERFLEQLVQALRSQDEEEIERRGDLIQEVLSHYDQYSAEKFKAAREQVLLFYSPPWLTSFEKAQLWVGGFKPFILFKILTNSVTEFTLEQEQAIERVKCETRKEERELTQASAAIQESLAALPLLNLVRRCGRAVDGEELELESAVRKLKEDMLRALESADKLRGSTVRKLLQTLSPVQTVKFLAASAEFQLAVRKWGLQKDQERAAT is encoded by the coding sequence ATGGCGGATGGAAATGGTTCAACTTCAAGCATTGTTGAGAATTTTGGAGCTTTCTTCAATGGCTGGCTGGTCCGTCAAGAAAGATTCCTTGAACAACTGGTTCAAGCACTGAGATCCCAAGATGAAGAGGAAATTGAGCGGCGTGGGGATTTGATTCAAGAAGTGCTGTCCCACTACGACCAGTACTCAGCAGAGAAATTCAAGGCAGCGAGGGAACAAGTGCTCCTCTTCTACTCTCCCCCATGGTTAACATCTTTCGAGAAAGCTCAACTCTGGGTTGGTGGATTCAAGCCATTCATACTGTTCAAAATACTGACCAACTCAGTAACAGAGTTTACCCTAGAACAGGAACAAGCCATCGAGCGAGTTAAATGCGAGACAAGAAAGGAAGAACGAGAGTTGACGCAGGCATCGGCGGCGATTCAAGAGAGCTTGGCAGCCCTTCCGCTGCTGAACCTGGTTAGGCGTTGTGGGAGAGCGGTTGATGGCGAGGAATTGGAACTTGAGTCGGCAGTGAGGAAGCTGAAGGAGGATATGCTAAGGGCACTGGAGAGCGCCGATAAACTACGAGGATCGACTGTTAGGAAGTTGCTTCAGACACTGAGTCCAGTCCAGACAGTGAAGTTCCTAGCTGCCTCGGCCGAGTTTCAGCTTGCTGTAAGGAAATGGGGTTTGCAGAAAGACCAAGAGAGAGCAGCAACGTGA